ATTATAGGAGAAATAGCACCTGCATAAATATTGCTCTTAGTGAGATAAATGTGTTGTCCTCTTTATCACCCTTTTGAGGGCCTCTTTAATTTCCTTGTTCCTCAAACTATAGATAAGAGGATTTAACATGGGGATAAGGATAACATAGAACACTGAAAGCACCTTGTTCTGATTCTTGGAGTGGCTAGAGCTAGGATTCAGGTACATAAAGAGGCCTGTACCATAGAAGATTGTCACAACTGCCAGGTGGGAGGCACAAGTATTGAATGCCTTGGCACTACCTTTGGCAGAGGATAGTTTCAGAATAGAAACTGCAATAAAACCATAAGataagaggataaaaagaaaagacccGAATCCAGTAAAAAATGCTACCAGAAAAATAATCATGTGGATGATAAAGGGATTGGTGCAAGACAAGGAAATAATCTGGATTATGTCACAGAAGAAATTTAGAATGATATTGGGCCCACAAAAGTGGAGATGAAAACTAGGGACTGTTTGAACTAAACTACTAAGGAAACCACTCCCATAGGCCCCAGCAACCATCTtctgacagaggccaggagccatGATGGCTGGGTACTGCAGAGGCCTACCAatagcaacatatctgtcataggccatggcagCCAAGAGACAGCACTCAGCCTGACCCATCCAGCACCCAACAAAATATTGGGTGGCACAGGCAGTGAAGGaaattgttttttcatcttttaagaagtctgaaagcatccttgggctggtagaagaagaatagcagatgtctaaaaatgacaggaaactgagaaagaagtacATAGGTGTGTGCAGGTGGGAGTCCACCCTGATTAGGATGATAAGACCCAGATTCCAGACTAGGGTCATAAGGTAGATCCCTAGAAAGATTGGGAAGAGGACAAGCTGCCACTCTTTTCCATCTGAGAGTCCCAGGAGAACAAACATGGACGCAGAAGTGTAATTTCTATCCCCTTCCATGGACATGCTTGGTGCCATCTGCTGAGAAAATgattagaaatggaaataaattcattctcaaaaaataaaaacaaacatttctttctgttcACACAGCTGACTAAATGTCAATCTTAAATCCTCAAAGTTGAGTTAATATAGTCTTAAATGTGAAATTACAAGCCTTAACTGAAAAATTCCCTTGGATATTGTCATTTTCTTAGGGGACAAAAGGGAGTAAATGgacattatttttacattatccTCTAAAATCTTAATTTCATGTCTTAACATTCCAGAGTTTACAAATATATGAGAATTGGAACTAGACCAAATTATAAAAACTGTCATCTCTCAACATGGGGAAACAAAGATTCTGCTCGGTTGGATCCACTATTTATCAGTCCTTTCAGAAGACCCTGAACCATGCTGGGTGTCATCTGTCAAATAAGGATGCTGGAGTAGGTGCTCTGTAAAATCTCCTTTGGAACCAACGTTCTATTAATCTGCCATCAGGGAGGGTGGACGATTTCGTAACTGCCTTTCTACTTTTATAAAGCCTTCAGAGACATGAAAGTAACGTAATTAAATGATGGAATGAGTCACACACCAAGATATAGATTGGAAATGGGTGTGACTTAACCAACCTAATGACTCTAGGAAGGCTCCTGAGAAGTTAGATAAGACAAGGTTGAAAGAGCCATTATGTTCCTTTCCTTACAGTTGCAgcattttcctttcctcaaatCAGGGATATTATAAGTTAAGTTATCTAAGACAGTGATTCTTGATGTTCTTTCCATCAATGatacttttgaaaatctgttGGAAACTCTAGAACCTCTACCCAGCAAACTGCAACCACTTGTCACCTTTGCATATGGTTCTATTAGATTCTTAAATCATCCTGGAGTTTATTCATGGTTCCTAGCTTCAAGACTTCTCCTACAAAGTAGAGTGACTTGAACTCAAGTAAAGGTTAAGATGTTTAGTTAATGGACATTCTTATTATCAAACTAAGGCAGAATTTCTGgagattctttctgttttcctctttggaGCTAGTCCAGAGAAAGAAGGCACTAAGTCTTCAGTCCAAACAGTAAATAAGCCAAAGATTATTTCTGCATCAGATACTATATGCCCTCATCAAGATGAAATAGCTGTTATCTCTCCAGATGGTCATTAGAACATCTCCCAACAaagctatttaaattaatatgactcaaactagaaagaaaatcatgGGAAGGTATGAAAGGTAGAAAATGTATGTCAGAGATGGCCTGGGAGTTGTATATGGGTAAAAGTAGATGTCTTGGAAATTTCCCTGGAGAAAGGCTGTGACCTTAATGGAATAACCTATGTCTATCAACTACAAATATTTGTCAGCATTAGACTTCCTGAATGTCTTCCTTTTCTACAATCATTTCCAAGCCTTCTAGTTccaaaaatgaatgcaaatagAAAATCCCCATAGACGCATAAGGCTACAGTCTGAGAAGTAAAGTAGAAGCATTCATTTCTCAAAATCAGATCAGTCATTGCTCCGTGTTGCACTGCTTTGAAGAGTATTCTGAAGAAATGAAGttattaattagaaaagaaatacaagactTGCCATCAATATGGAAGGAGAAATGGTAGCAGACATGCTGCACAGTCATGCACCATGTAACAACATTTTGATCAATGAAAGATCACAGATACAACATTGATCCCATAATATTAGTGCCATATAACATAGGTGTGCTGTAGGCATAACATGTATGTTTGTCtaggtacactctatgatgtttagaCAAAGACAAAATAGCCTAACAAGGCATGTATAAATGTATCCTTGTAATTAAGTGATGCATGAATGTATTAACATTCCCAGACTTGAATGTAGTTCTGTCCATAGTGAAACTGAATGGAGGGAGAATTTTGTGACAACAGAGCAGAAAATTACATTCTTCATCActgttaccatcatcatcataacTAACAATCAGGACAGCAAAAAGATTTATTGTGGAGCTACAACTTATACTGTTCTTCCTCTACTCATGGACATATTCACAGCTTCCTGTAATGCCTAGTTGTTCAATATGGTAACCTTAAGCCTCATGTGCTGTCTACCAAACACAATACTCTTAAAATTgcccatatatttttattatatgccTCTGGAACCCTAATTAAATGTATGTCACTGAATCTTCTTGCTCTATCCTCCACATCACTAAAACATCcgttatttgtatttctctattgTCTTCTGTATAATTTTTACAGACCTCTTTTCCAACAAATTTATACTAACATAAATTGTGTTAATTGG
This region of Equus asinus isolate D_3611 breed Donkey unplaced genomic scaffold, EquAss-T2T_v2 contig_800, whole genome shotgun sequence genomic DNA includes:
- the LOC123277912 gene encoding olfactory receptor 5A1-like; the encoded protein is MSMEGDRNYTSASMFVLLGLSDGKEWQLVLFPIFLGIYLMTLVWNLGLIILIRVDSHLHTPMYFFLSFLSFLDICYSSSTSPRMLSDFLKDEKTISFTACATQYFVGCWMGQAECCLLAAMAYDRYVAIGRPLQYPAIMAPGLCQKMVAGAYGSGFLSSLVQTVPSFHLHFCGPNIILNFFCDIIQIISLSCTNPFIIHMIIFLVAFFTGFGSFLFILLSYGFIAVSILKLSSAKGSAKAFNTCASHLAVVTIFYGTGLFMYLNPSSSHSKNQNKVLSVFYVILIPMLNPLIYSLRNKEIKEALKRVIKRTTHLSH